In one window of Pseudoalteromonas espejiana DSM 9414 DNA:
- the nhaD gene encoding sodium:proton antiporter NhaD, giving the protein MVLSIILTLIAIAFLLIVIEDIIHVNKAKTTLFFGTLCWIILFVNPLHGQSPATIQHLLNENILEIASLWLFLMAAMTFVAYLNSKGFIENIVHRVMPKSISERQLMFLVGGFAFLFSSISDNVTATLISLAVVMSLNLETKKLIKYATLIVFGVNSGGVSLITGDVTTLMIFLDGKVSIANLLLLIAPAFISVMLLALLLSIGMKGQIEFVGSQKKRIEKTDITIAIIFLSTVVSTLTLSVIYSVPPLLTFLFGLSVMFLVAQFLMRKKDINKDIIDFVRDIEYDTLLFFVGVLLLVGALKEIGILTKFTDLYTVMAPEYANYLMGILSAGVDNVPLTAALLKADIVMSQQHWLSFTYATGVGGSMLIIGSAAGIIAMSKLKALTFTSYFKLSLQLLICYTVGYAGAYFMGGFV; this is encoded by the coding sequence ATGGTCCTCTCGATAATTTTAACCCTAATAGCGATTGCCTTTTTACTGATCGTTATAGAAGATATAATTCACGTAAATAAAGCTAAAACTACACTCTTTTTTGGAACGCTTTGTTGGATTATACTTTTTGTTAACCCGCTTCATGGGCAAAGCCCTGCAACTATTCAGCATCTTCTTAACGAAAACATATTAGAAATAGCCTCACTGTGGCTGTTTTTAATGGCCGCCATGACCTTTGTTGCCTATTTAAACTCTAAAGGGTTTATAGAAAACATTGTGCACCGGGTAATGCCTAAAAGCATTAGCGAACGACAACTTATGTTTTTAGTGGGCGGCTTTGCTTTTTTGTTTTCATCTATTTCTGACAATGTAACCGCTACGCTTATATCACTTGCTGTGGTTATGTCATTAAATCTTGAAACTAAAAAGCTCATTAAATACGCCACACTTATTGTGTTTGGGGTCAACTCTGGCGGTGTATCGCTAATAACCGGTGATGTAACCACCTTAATGATATTTTTGGACGGCAAGGTTTCAATTGCAAACTTATTACTGCTCATAGCCCCTGCGTTTATAAGTGTAATGCTACTCGCGCTTTTGCTCTCTATTGGTATGAAAGGGCAAATAGAGTTTGTGGGCTCGCAAAAAAAACGCATAGAAAAAACCGACATTACTATTGCCATCATATTTTTATCAACCGTGGTAAGTACGTTAACGCTTAGCGTAATTTATAGCGTACCGCCGCTACTCACATTTTTATTTGGTTTATCGGTTATGTTTTTAGTGGCGCAATTTTTAATGCGCAAAAAAGATATAAATAAAGACATCATCGATTTTGTACGCGACATAGAATACGACACGCTACTGTTTTTTGTGGGTGTGCTTTTACTTGTTGGCGCATTAAAAGAAATTGGTATTTTAACTAAATTTACCGATTTATATACAGTAATGGCACCTGAGTACGCTAACTATTTAATGGGAATATTATCAGCAGGGGTTGATAACGTACCGCTTACTGCTGCGCTATTAAAAGCAGATATAGTAATGAGCCAGCAACATTGGTTGTCGTTTACTTATGCAACCGGTGTAGGTGGCTCAATGCTTATAATTGGTTCGGCAGCGGGTATTATTGCCATGAGCAAACTAAAGGCACTTACTTTTACGAGCTACTTTAAATTATCGCTGCAATTATTAATTTGTTATACCGTAGGTTATGCAGGCGCTTACTTTATGGGTGGTTTTGTTTAA
- a CDS encoding condensin complex protein MksE, whose amino-acid sequence MTHINLDELTHLQAINKKLGAGYHICEQDNVMWQELDQHIDAYSALFNALGHDLKHDSRGFYYFASDESTPNMGKISRAIALTIYILIEHFANTGKDPMRALFDEVNDLELMQTLVQINKHLFDQLEIFSGSDLRKDVYLRMVRLGLAREVEGGFLLQAPIHRYIDALIEVNEETYITEDEE is encoded by the coding sequence ATGACACATATAAACCTAGACGAGCTAACACATCTGCAAGCCATTAATAAAAAATTAGGCGCAGGTTACCATATTTGCGAACAAGACAACGTAATGTGGCAAGAGCTTGACCAACACATAGACGCCTACAGTGCTTTATTTAACGCCCTTGGCCACGATTTAAAACACGACAGCCGCGGCTTTTACTACTTTGCCAGCGACGAAAGCACGCCAAATATGGGTAAAATATCCCGTGCTATCGCACTTACTATTTACATTTTAATTGAGCATTTTGCCAATACCGGTAAAGACCCAATGCGCGCCTTGTTTGATGAAGTAAACGATTTAGAACTAATGCAAACCTTAGTGCAAATTAACAAACACTTGTTTGATCAGCTTGAGATATTTTCGGGCTCAGATTTACGAAAAGACGTATACCTGCGCATGGTACGTTTAGGTTTAGCCCGCGAAGTAGAAGGCGGGTTCCTGCTACAAGCTCCTATTCACCGCTACATTGATGCGCTAATTGAAGTAAACGAAGAAACCTACATTACGGAGGACGAGGAATGA
- a CDS encoding ATPase produces MKNLYGLSKLALLNTAGYAKCVIPLDKSSSICAPNNTGKSSVINALQFPLINDLRLTEWDGHDLDETRKFYFSSDQSYILLEANLPHGSVVIGVAGLGKIAGYAHQYFCYQGKLDLAQYTQGNTIIKFTKLFNHLKSLNYNPIELKAQELNALLTGGATPFDGDINLKMIPLNNVQDSAIYKEIFRRILNLHKLGASDVKRFMLRVFERHMSNSKVDFYEVWRRSFDKVNRAKRELKALESMQEPISALESMLENQTVLKGKLAAYAPKIDQALIDFDTYQEEQLNELGVALEDIEHEKHEFEQKQSLYVQQSRDIERRQTQIEQWFLDYSALKSEFELVNKATLKTSLSQLKHDYESLSHSITSAQGQSLHTLDYRISETQKQIKSLKLQLKNLEFNLFTRMREDLSLKEVEEISRLLNPDLLSFATTTNGDITIDDEDAFGDFLSLLSENVKGGVLTLPGASIKLKKLSPVHMQSGENKEQLTAQLSALEHSLKEFKQQREVAANVADKQKEKDALYDELMSAESALKRLEQFEVMQQSVEAQAMLKEQLLAEREQVDDYLQDIQKNSGSIADRRSLIKSKQEQINRQTERLRQVKSERIDHTLDLYSGKVTPYMIDITVDFDNLSDLVHHFNKDCQELRNFDINVRNTYLHVYNAGITKFDNENDEFTKYQKLISAFHNLDNERDAVERQGRVALTEVAATIKGLREDLDRLRREMNSFNKGISQHRISNLQAFKINVIPRKMLVDSIDTIISTSHQFEQGDTLDLLSQEPYSESAVNEAKDHLIKLASDKAGLTLTDLFDIRFEVVNRAGETEHFEKIDSAGSNGTRITIKLLCGMLFIRYLLSDQEQNLYRIPIYIDEAADIDPQNQKAIIETALSFGFVPIFASVKPQISCDYIVPIRSVKDGAQNWVDEKDWIEVEHS; encoded by the coding sequence ATGAAAAACCTATACGGACTGAGCAAACTCGCCCTACTTAATACCGCAGGCTATGCAAAGTGTGTGATCCCGCTTGATAAAAGTAGCTCTATTTGTGCGCCTAACAATACCGGTAAAAGCTCGGTTATTAACGCCCTGCAATTTCCGCTTATAAACGATTTACGCCTAACCGAATGGGATGGGCACGATTTAGATGAAACCCGTAAGTTTTATTTTTCATCGGATCAGTCGTACATTTTACTAGAAGCAAACTTGCCTCATGGCTCGGTCGTTATTGGTGTAGCGGGCCTTGGTAAAATAGCCGGTTACGCGCATCAGTATTTTTGTTATCAGGGCAAACTTGATTTAGCGCAGTACACACAAGGTAATACCATAATTAAGTTTACCAAGCTGTTTAATCATTTGAAGTCGCTTAATTACAACCCTATAGAGCTAAAAGCACAAGAGCTAAACGCCCTACTTACCGGCGGCGCAACCCCGTTTGACGGCGACATTAACTTAAAAATGATCCCGCTTAATAATGTGCAAGACTCTGCCATTTATAAAGAAATTTTTAGGCGTATTCTTAACTTACACAAATTAGGCGCAAGCGATGTTAAACGCTTTATGCTGCGTGTATTTGAGCGCCATATGTCAAACTCAAAGGTCGACTTTTACGAAGTATGGCGTCGCTCGTTTGATAAAGTAAACCGGGCTAAACGTGAATTAAAAGCGCTTGAATCAATGCAAGAGCCAATAAGTGCGCTTGAATCAATGCTTGAAAATCAAACAGTGCTTAAAGGTAAATTAGCAGCCTACGCACCTAAAATTGACCAAGCATTAATAGACTTTGATACCTATCAAGAAGAGCAGCTAAATGAGCTAGGTGTTGCACTTGAAGACATAGAACACGAAAAACATGAGTTTGAACAAAAACAAAGCCTATACGTGCAGCAATCGCGCGATATAGAGCGCAGACAAACCCAAATTGAGCAATGGTTTTTAGATTACAGCGCTCTAAAAAGCGAGTTTGAACTGGTAAATAAGGCCACGCTTAAAACCAGCCTTAGCCAGCTCAAGCATGATTACGAGTCGCTTTCGCACTCTATAACCAGTGCACAAGGTCAAAGCCTACACACGCTTGATTACCGCATTAGCGAAACTCAAAAACAAATAAAAAGCTTAAAACTGCAGCTTAAAAACCTTGAGTTTAATTTGTTTACTCGTATGCGCGAAGACCTATCGCTTAAAGAAGTTGAAGAAATATCGCGACTTTTAAACCCCGACCTACTCTCGTTTGCAACCACCACTAATGGCGATATAACCATTGATGATGAAGACGCCTTTGGGGACTTTTTATCGCTATTAAGTGAAAACGTTAAAGGCGGCGTGCTAACGCTTCCGGGCGCAAGTATTAAACTTAAAAAGCTCTCGCCAGTACACATGCAAAGCGGCGAAAACAAAGAGCAATTAACGGCGCAGTTAAGTGCACTTGAGCACTCGTTAAAAGAGTTTAAACAGCAGCGCGAAGTGGCTGCTAATGTAGCCGACAAACAAAAAGAAAAAGACGCACTCTACGATGAGCTAATGAGCGCAGAGAGCGCCCTAAAACGTTTAGAGCAATTTGAAGTAATGCAGCAATCAGTAGAAGCGCAAGCCATGCTAAAAGAGCAATTGTTAGCAGAGCGCGAACAAGTTGACGATTACCTGCAAGACATTCAAAAAAATAGCGGCTCAATTGCAGACAGACGCTCGTTAATTAAATCAAAGCAAGAGCAAATTAATCGCCAAACCGAGCGCCTACGCCAAGTTAAAAGCGAGCGAATTGACCATACTCTCGATTTATACAGCGGTAAAGTAACCCCGTACATGATTGATATAACAGTCGACTTTGATAACTTAAGCGATTTAGTACATCACTTTAATAAAGACTGCCAAGAGCTGCGCAATTTTGACATAAACGTGCGTAATACCTATTTGCATGTATATAACGCAGGCATTACTAAGTTCGATAACGAAAATGACGAATTTACTAAATACCAAAAACTAATTAGTGCATTTCACAACCTTGATAACGAACGCGATGCCGTTGAGCGCCAAGGACGCGTAGCACTGACCGAGGTGGCCGCCACTATTAAAGGCTTGCGAGAAGATTTAGACCGCCTTCGCCGCGAGATGAATAGCTTTAATAAAGGCATAAGCCAGCACCGTATTTCTAACCTTCAAGCGTTTAAAATTAACGTAATACCGCGCAAAATGCTGGTTGATAGTATTGATACTATTATCAGCACGTCGCATCAGTTTGAGCAAGGCGACACCCTTGATTTATTAAGCCAAGAACCCTACAGCGAAAGCGCAGTAAACGAAGCAAAAGATCACTTAATAAAACTTGCCTCGGATAAAGCAGGCCTTACCTTAACTGATTTATTTGATATTCGTTTTGAAGTGGTAAACCGCGCAGGTGAAACCGAACACTTTGAAAAAATAGACTCAGCCGGCTCAAACGGAACACGTATTACTATTAAGTTATTATGTGGCATGTTGTTTATTCGTTACTTATTAAGCGATCAAGAACAGAACCTTTACCGTATACCTATTTATATAGATGAAGCCGCCGATATCGACCCGCAAAACCAAAAAGCAATTATAGAAACTGCACTGAGCTTTGGCTTTGTGCCTATATTTGCTTCGGTTAAACCACAAATAAGTTGTGACTACATTGTGCCTATTCGTTCAGTAAAAGATGGCGCACAAAACTGGGTAGATGAAAAAGATTGGATAGAAGTTGAACACAGTTAA
- a CDS encoding DUF4136 domain-containing protein → MKNILIVAAIALLTACTQTPDWDYDKSANFSNFKTFAWVENASLTKDTTNYQINGLMEKRVRTAVNKELSQTLGMSLVDAAQADVLVNYHASVDKELEVDTFNVGYGARWGYWGSGFQRDISAREYEVGTLVIDIIDRESNQLVWRGAKEGRLKKKQSPDQREASIKETVANILSNFPPHKQL, encoded by the coding sequence ATGAAAAATATACTTATTGTTGCAGCGATAGCACTACTTACAGCCTGTACACAGACCCCTGATTGGGATTACGACAAATCAGCCAACTTTAGTAATTTTAAAACATTTGCTTGGGTAGAAAACGCGAGCTTAACTAAAGACACCACAAATTATCAAATTAATGGCTTAATGGAAAAACGCGTTCGTACCGCTGTTAATAAAGAGCTTAGCCAAACGTTGGGAATGAGCTTAGTAGACGCAGCACAAGCGGATGTACTGGTTAACTACCATGCATCGGTAGATAAAGAGCTTGAAGTTGATACCTTTAACGTAGGTTACGGCGCTCGTTGGGGATACTGGGGTAGCGGTTTTCAACGTGACATTAGCGCCCGTGAATACGAAGTGGGCACTTTAGTGATTGATATTATTGACCGTGAATCAAATCAACTAGTTTGGCGCGGTGCTAAAGAAGGCCGTTTAAAGAAAAAACAATCGCCAGATCAACGCGAAGCGTCAATTAAAGAAACCGTCGCTAATATTTTAAGCAACTTTCCGCCGCACAAGCAGCTGTAA
- a CDS encoding IS110 family transposase, protein MMFIGIDISKEKIDLSWLRDQLTNKIKTKVFKNKRQDFLAIEKWLLNTTKRAASELVITLEPTGVYHEALMYFLHEQGFNIILANTGKAKKYADALNIIHKTDKSDATMLAHYGSAKHAVVDYWQPEALEVRELKALVRRLDALESNRQREANRLEASEFSNVSARVRQSIKVTIAFLDDEIKQLKSDIDDHIDNEPGLKRNRKLLESIPGIGPVLSRELTYLFAAKKFNKAKEAAAYCGLIPRHNESGKLKGRTSISKLGPARIRCKLYMAAIVAGQWNKRIKRHKLTLINNGKTPMQAVCANMRKLIHICFGVIKNQEAFKLQES, encoded by the coding sequence ATGATGTTTATCGGCATTGATATTAGTAAAGAGAAGATTGATTTATCGTGGTTGAGAGACCAACTTACAAACAAAATTAAAACAAAAGTATTTAAAAACAAGCGCCAAGACTTTTTAGCAATAGAAAAGTGGCTTTTAAATACAACTAAAAGAGCTGCTAGTGAGCTCGTTATCACCCTCGAACCAACGGGTGTTTATCATGAAGCACTGATGTATTTTTTACACGAGCAAGGCTTTAATATTATTTTAGCGAATACAGGCAAAGCTAAAAAGTATGCAGACGCGTTAAACATAATTCATAAAACAGACAAATCTGATGCAACGATGCTTGCCCACTACGGCAGTGCAAAGCACGCAGTCGTTGATTATTGGCAACCTGAAGCGTTAGAAGTTAGAGAGCTTAAAGCCCTTGTCCGTCGTTTAGATGCGCTTGAGAGTAACCGACAACGAGAAGCTAACCGATTAGAAGCAAGTGAATTCAGCAACGTTTCAGCACGTGTTCGCCAATCGATAAAAGTGACTATCGCGTTTTTAGATGACGAAATTAAACAGCTTAAATCTGACATTGATGATCACATAGATAATGAGCCTGGTTTGAAAAGAAACAGGAAACTACTTGAGTCTATCCCTGGCATTGGGCCTGTATTATCGAGAGAGTTGACATATTTGTTTGCGGCTAAAAAATTTAATAAAGCCAAAGAAGCAGCAGCTTATTGTGGATTAATCCCACGTCACAATGAATCGGGTAAATTAAAAGGGCGAACATCAATCAGTAAACTTGGGCCAGCCAGAATTCGCTGTAAACTCTACATGGCAGCCATTGTCGCTGGGCAATGGAATAAAAGAATAAAACGACACAAGTTAACATTAATAAATAACGGTAAAACACCGATGCAAGCTGTGTGTGCAAATATGCGAAAGCTTATTCATATATGTTTTGGTGTAATAAAAAACCAAGAAGCGTTTAAGCTCCAAGAAAGTTAA
- a CDS encoding peptide-methionine (S)-S-oxide reductase encodes MDTKEHHTIYFAGGCLWGVQEFMKHLPGVVSTQAGRANGSSKTTDGDYDGYAECVKVIFDLNAVSLNKLFDYFFEIIDPYSINKQGDDVGPKYRTAIYSKHQSHLDAASNYINKRSDAEKIVVQVELLTNYVPSDAEHQDRLTNHPDDYCHIPFELLYKYKS; translated from the coding sequence ATGGATACTAAAGAACATCATACTATTTACTTTGCTGGTGGCTGCCTGTGGGGCGTACAAGAGTTTATGAAACACTTACCAGGCGTTGTTAGTACACAGGCAGGGCGCGCTAATGGGTCAAGTAAAACGACAGACGGCGACTATGATGGTTATGCCGAATGCGTAAAGGTAATTTTTGACCTAAACGCCGTTAGCCTAAATAAGCTGTTTGACTACTTTTTTGAAATTATTGACCCATACAGTATTAATAAACAAGGGGATGACGTAGGCCCTAAATACCGCACTGCTATTTACAGTAAACATCAAAGCCATTTAGACGCAGCAAGCAATTATATAAATAAGCGCAGTGATGCAGAAAAAATTGTTGTACAGGTAGAGCTGCTTACTAATTACGTACCAAGCGATGCAGAGCACCAAGACCGGTTAACTAACCACCCAGATGACTATTGCCATATACCTTTTGAGTTATTGTATAAGTATAAATCGTAA
- a CDS encoding TonB-dependent receptor plug domain-containing protein, with translation MNRTPHIILPALLCSVTPLTYANTLPDESSIEQITVEASPTANKLPVGTFDSPISNLEYDPRVDLQSRNMAEAQADVTIRGGIFENTGFRVGSATLLDPQSGHYFAEIPIAPQMLSGPDILTGADNALYGMNSSVGTVSFGWKPIITGGSVSLGTGTNDFNLQSIHAAKNTQLDSLANYTLGFEGEYSHSQSDGTIDNGDHDFSRASARVQLASEHSQTELFYGSQDKFFGWPNLYTPFGVNETEDLETRLWMLNHKQNYAENSHFEVSAYYRTHDDHYIYSRENPSAFEAFHKSEVKSLGLSGRHAQSNALAINYSAQFIDDSIESTTLENNFTSRKYYKLSVLPQYTMALKANQQLTFRLGAAYDDTNRDDAEVSAIGDITLNTQNSDGTAQSIYLSYAQASQVAGYTAIGGSDSGGLFRSNYNLERETTSNLELGLLLEEQSWQLNSAIFYRKDTNLTDWTFNFDSTSARFANPVDIDTAGVEFLATKHFDTAKLIASYTYLHKSENYGAADIDASFYALNFPDHRLTLGAVYNPTDILEFRIDNEWRTQHKNALRNGHDNALFTQLTLKITPPQLSNLFITLAADNLWDESFEEIPGTPGRGEQYTLSATYSW, from the coding sequence ATGAATCGCACACCACACATTATATTACCTGCCCTTTTATGTAGTGTTACCCCATTAACTTATGCTAATACGCTACCTGATGAGTCATCAATAGAGCAAATAACGGTTGAAGCCTCACCTACTGCGAATAAACTGCCTGTGGGTACATTTGACTCGCCTATTTCTAATTTAGAGTACGACCCACGTGTTGATCTTCAATCGCGTAATATGGCTGAGGCGCAAGCCGATGTAACTATTCGTGGTGGGATTTTTGAAAACACCGGTTTTAGAGTAGGAAGCGCTACCCTGCTTGACCCGCAATCTGGCCATTATTTTGCTGAAATACCTATTGCACCACAAATGCTAAGTGGCCCAGATATTTTAACCGGTGCTGATAACGCACTGTACGGTATGAACAGCTCTGTAGGTACGGTTTCGTTTGGTTGGAAACCAATTATTACTGGCGGTAGTGTATCGCTTGGTACTGGCACAAACGACTTTAACCTGCAAAGTATTCACGCTGCTAAAAACACACAACTTGATAGCTTAGCTAACTATACCCTGGGCTTTGAAGGTGAGTATTCTCACTCGCAAAGTGATGGCACTATTGATAATGGCGATCATGACTTTTCGCGCGCCTCAGCACGCGTGCAATTAGCAAGCGAGCATAGCCAAACCGAATTATTTTATGGCTCGCAAGATAAGTTTTTTGGCTGGCCTAACTTATATACCCCTTTTGGCGTTAACGAAACTGAAGATCTAGAAACACGCCTTTGGATGCTTAATCACAAGCAAAACTACGCTGAAAACAGTCACTTTGAAGTATCGGCGTATTACCGTACCCATGACGATCACTATATATACTCGCGCGAAAACCCTAGTGCATTTGAAGCTTTTCATAAAAGCGAGGTTAAATCGCTTGGACTTTCGGGTCGCCATGCACAAAGCAATGCACTGGCAATAAATTACTCAGCACAATTTATTGATGACTCGATTGAATCTACAACACTTGAAAACAACTTTACCTCACGAAAATATTATAAGCTGAGCGTATTGCCCCAATACACTATGGCATTAAAAGCAAATCAACAGCTTACCTTTCGTTTAGGCGCTGCTTATGATGATACAAATCGCGATGATGCTGAAGTATCAGCTATTGGTGATATAACCTTAAACACCCAAAATAGTGACGGCACAGCGCAAAGTATTTATTTATCATACGCGCAGGCAAGCCAAGTTGCAGGCTACACAGCCATTGGCGGCAGCGATTCTGGCGGGTTATTTAGAAGTAACTACAACCTTGAGCGCGAAACTACTTCAAACTTAGAGCTAGGCTTATTACTAGAAGAGCAAAGCTGGCAGTTAAACTCGGCTATTTTTTATCGAAAAGATACTAACTTAACCGATTGGACCTTTAATTTTGACTCTACCTCTGCGCGCTTTGCAAACCCAGTTGATATTGATACTGCAGGGGTTGAATTTTTAGCGACTAAGCACTTTGATACAGCAAAACTTATTGCTAGCTACACCTATTTGCATAAATCAGAAAACTACGGCGCAGCCGATATTGATGCCAGTTTTTACGCGTTAAACTTTCCTGATCACCGTTTAACACTTGGCGCTGTGTACAACCCAACTGATATTTTAGAATTTAGAATTGATAACGAATGGCGTACACAACACAAAAACGCGCTTAGAAACGGCCACGACAATGCGTTATTTACCCAGCTAACACTTAAAATAACCCCGCCTCAGTTAAGCAATTTATTTATTACTTTAGCGGCTGATAACTTATGGGATGAGTCGTTTGAAGAAATACCAGGTACACCAGGACGCGGTGAGCAATATACGTTAAGCGCAACGTATAGCTGGTAA
- a CDS encoding YkgJ family cysteine cluster protein — translation MKTEPMTCRLGCGACCIAPSISSPIPGMPNGKKAGERCIQLDERNLCKLFGDESRPKVCSDFSATFDICGSTNAEALALITELEQLT, via the coding sequence ATGAAAACAGAGCCTATGACGTGTCGTTTAGGCTGCGGTGCGTGTTGCATTGCACCGAGTATTAGCTCCCCAATCCCAGGGATGCCAAATGGCAAAAAAGCCGGAGAGCGTTGTATTCAGCTAGATGAGCGTAATTTATGTAAATTATTTGGCGATGAAAGTCGCCCAAAAGTATGTAGCGATTTTAGCGCCACATTTGATATATGTGGGTCAACTAATGCAGAGGCTTTAGCGCTTATAACCGAGCTTGAGCAATTAACTTAG
- a CDS encoding efflux RND transporter periplasmic adaptor subunit, with the protein MATKKQILLPVAVLAAGIALTIGLSAMKTPPEEKPEQDTRPLVAAKSVNIDAITLDVKSYGVVKPKDRTELVAQVSGQVISVAGQFVEGAFVKQGDILARIDPNDYEADLIEAQAGLAQASSALEIERAQAHVAKAEWERIKSDSSDFIASELYLRKPQLAEKMANFKSAQARVKRTKRNLERTYIKAPYDAIINERTISLGSVVSAGSKFGELSATSVAEVRLPVADKELQYLSNGGIGALVTLNAEFAGKQTTWQAKVVRSEGVVDQTSRMSYLVAQLPTPYADNTKPLRFGSYINATIEGRALDNAIIVPHHLVKNNKIAILNDNQTLSFKTLNIVREQNGMVIADQGLNNGEQLITSALEYPTEGMAVKLEGIEPKSDVTQLALKEDTP; encoded by the coding sequence GTGGCTACTAAAAAACAAATTTTACTACCAGTCGCGGTTTTAGCTGCCGGGATTGCACTCACAATTGGCCTTTCAGCAATGAAAACGCCACCAGAAGAAAAACCAGAGCAAGACACTCGCCCGCTGGTTGCGGCAAAAAGTGTAAACATTGATGCTATAACGCTTGATGTAAAATCGTACGGCGTTGTAAAACCTAAAGACCGTACCGAGCTGGTTGCTCAAGTAAGCGGGCAAGTTATTTCAGTAGCCGGGCAATTTGTAGAAGGCGCGTTTGTTAAGCAAGGTGATATTTTAGCACGAATTGATCCAAATGATTACGAAGCCGATTTAATTGAGGCCCAAGCAGGCCTTGCACAAGCAAGTTCAGCGCTCGAAATAGAACGCGCACAAGCCCACGTTGCTAAAGCCGAATGGGAACGTATTAAATCAGACTCAAGCGATTTTATCGCATCGGAGCTTTATTTACGCAAACCACAACTTGCTGAAAAAATGGCAAACTTTAAATCTGCTCAAGCCCGTGTAAAACGCACTAAACGTAATTTAGAACGTACTTATATAAAAGCCCCATATGATGCAATTATAAATGAGCGCACTATTAGCTTAGGCTCGGTAGTAAGTGCAGGCAGTAAATTTGGTGAGCTTAGCGCGACCTCAGTTGCAGAGGTACGTTTACCAGTCGCAGATAAAGAGCTGCAGTATTTAAGCAATGGCGGTATTGGCGCACTGGTAACGCTTAACGCAGAATTTGCCGGCAAGCAAACTACGTGGCAAGCCAAAGTGGTACGTAGTGAAGGCGTTGTTGATCAAACCAGCCGTATGAGCTATTTAGTTGCGCAGTTACCTACCCCGTATGCTGATAACACTAAGCCACTTCGTTTTGGTTCGTACATTAACGCCACAATTGAAGGCCGAGCGCTCGATAACGCGATTATTGTTCCGCACCATTTAGTTAAAAATAACAAAATTGCTATTTTAAATGATAATCAAACCCTTAGCTTTAAAACGCTTAATATTGTACGTGAGCAAAATGGCATGGTAATAGCCGACCAAGGGTTAAATAATGGCGAGCAACTTATTACCTCTGCCCTTGAATACCCAACAGAAGGTATGGCGGTTAAGCTAGAAGGCATTGAGCCTAAAAGCGATGTAACGCAATTAGCACTTAAAGAGGATACGCCATGA